Proteins encoded within one genomic window of Arachis ipaensis cultivar K30076 chromosome B08, Araip1.1, whole genome shotgun sequence:
- the LOC107612758 gene encoding probable phosphoribosylformylglycinamidine synthase, chloroplastic/mitochondrial, producing the protein MVGVKDIGVSEFLQGTCRQSLFLVKKSQNQRSHLLWGTLGNRRRAQGSTWRASSLRCQAQENPRAVVSGAVTSSVEEQPSLVEKPASEVFHLYRVPFIQENAAAELLRDAQTKISNQIVDLQTEQCYNIGLVSQLSSMKLSVLKWLLQETFEPENLGTDSFLDKRGKEGLTVIIEVGPRLSFTTAWSSNAVAICQACGLTEVTRLERSRRYLLYTTSELQDHQISEFASMVHDRMTECVYTQKLTSFETNVVPEEIRYIPVMEKGRKALEEINQKMGLAFDEQDLEYYTKLFKEDIKRNPTNVELFDIAQSNSEHSRHWFFTGKIFIDGQLMNRTLMQIVKSTLQANPNNSVIGFKDNSSAIRGFPVKQLRPVEPGSSCPLSLISRDLDILFTAETHNFPCAVAPYPGAETGAGGRIRDTHATGRGSFVQAATAGYCVGNLNTPGFYAPWEDPSFTYPSNLASPLQILIDASNGASDYGNKFGEPLIQGFCRTFGMRLPSGDRREWLKPIMFSAGIGQIDHHHISKGDPEIGMLVVKIGGPAYRIGMGGGAASSMVSGQNDAELDFNAVQRGDAEMSQKLYRLVRACIEMGDKNPIISIHDQGAGGNCNVVKEIIYPKGAEIDVRAIVVGDHTMSVLEIWGAEYQEQDAILVKPESRELLQSICKREKVSMAVIGTISGDGRVVLVDSLATQKCLSEGLPPPPPAVDLELEKVLGDMPKKSFEFHRVVHEREPLDIAPGTTVIDSLKRVLSLPSVCSKRFLTTKVDRCVTGLVAQQQTVGPLQITLADVAVTAQTFTGVTGGACAIGEQPIKGLLNPKAMARLAVGEALTNLVWAKVTSLSDVKASGNWMYAAKLDGEGADMYDAAISLSEAMIELGIAIDGGKDSLSMAAHAGEVVKAPGNLVISVYVTCPDITKTVTPDLKLEDDGVLLHIDLSKGKRRLGGSALAQAFDQVGDECPDLDDVPYLKKVFEGVQDLITDELISAGHDISDGGLLVCALEMAFAGNRGFTLDLTSRGKSLFQTLYAEELGLVIEVSKKNLSIVMNRLNGVGVSAEIIGQVTIAPSIEVKVDGVSCLKEETTLLRDMWEETSFQLEKFQRLAACVEMEKEGLKHRYEPSWKLSFTPSFTDDKYLSATVKPKVAVIREEGSNGDREMAAAFHAAGFEPWDVTMSDLLNGASSLQEFRGIVFVGGFSYADVLDSAKGWAASIRFNESVLKQFQEFYNRPDTFSLGVCNGCQLMALLGWVPGPQVGGVLGNGGDLSQPRFIHNESGRFECRFTSVTIKDSPAIMFKGMEGSTLGVWAAHGEGRAYFPDKGMLDRTVHSDLAPIRYCDDDGNPTETYPFNVNGSPLGVAAICSPDGRHLAMMPHPERCFLMWQFPWYPKHWDVDKKGPSPWLRMFQNARDWCS; encoded by the exons ATGGTGGGTGTTAAGGATATTGGGGTGTCTGAATTCCTTCAG GGTACCTGTAGGCAATCTTTGTTTTTGGTGAAGAAGTCTCAGAATCAAAGGAGTCATTTGCTTTGGGGTACACTTGGGAATAGGAGGCGGGCTCAAGGTTCAACTTGGAGAGCTTCTTCTTTAAGGTGCCAAGCACAGGAAAACCCTAGAGCTGTGGTTTCAGGGGCTGTGACAAGTTCAGTAGAGGAGCAACCTAGCTTGGTTGAGAAGCCTGCCTCTGAAGTCTTTCATTTGTATCGTGTCCCATTTATTCAAGAAAATGCAGCTGCTGAACTTCTCAGGGATGCTCAAACAAAAATCTCTAATCAGATTGTGGATCTGCAGACAGAGCAATGTTATAATATTGGCCTTGTTTCACAACTTTCAAGCATGAAGCTTTCAGTCCTTAAATGGCTTCTCCAAGAAACTTTTGAGCCTGAGAATCTGGGCACTGATAGCTTTCTCGACAAAAGGGGGAAGGAGGGCTTGACTGTTATAATAGAGGTTGGCCCGAGGTTGTCGTTTACGACAGCATGGTCTTCAAATGCAGTGGCCATTTGCCAAGCATGTGGTTTGACTGAAGTTACCCGTTTGGAACGATCAAGGAGGTACTTGTTGTACACTACAAGTGAATTGCAGGATCACCAAATCAGTGAATTCGCATCTATGGTACATGACAGGATGACTGAATGTGTTTATACTCAGAAGTTAACATCCTTCGAGACCAATGTTGTTCCAGAGGAGATTCGTTATATTCCTGTTATGGAGAAGGGTAGAAAGGCACTAGAAGAGATTAATCAAAAGATGGGTTTAGCCTTTGATGAGCAGGATCTAGAATACTATACTAAACTTTTCAAAGAAGACATAAAGCGGAACCCAACAAATGTGGAGTTATTTGACATTGCACAGTCCAACAGCGAGCATAGCAGGCACTGGTTTTTCACTGGAAAGATTTTCATTGATGGACAGCTCATGAATAGGACTCTTATGCAAATTGTGAAAAGTACTTTACAGGCAAATCCAAATAATTCTGTTATTGGCTTCAAGGATAACTCTAGTGCTATCAGGGGTTTTCCAGTAAAGCAGCTACGACCTGTTGAACCTGGTTCATCATGCCCATTAAGCTTGATATCACGTGATTTAGATATCTTGTTTACAGCTGAAACACATAATTTCCCATGTGCAGTGGCACCTTATCCTGGTGCAGAAACAGGTGCAGGAGGTCGCATTAGAGATACACATGCAACAGGTAGGGGGTCTTTTGTCCAAGCAGCTACAGCTGGTTATTGTGTTGGGAATCTTAACACACCTGGGTTTTATGCTCCGTGGGAAGATCCATCTTTTACATATCCTTCAAATTTGGCATCACCTCTCCAGATCCTTATTGATGCTAGTAATGGTGCATCAGACTATGGGAACAAATTTGGGGAGCCCTTGATCCAGGGCTTCTGTAGAACTTTTGGAATGAGACTTCCTAGTGGAGATAGGCGGGAATGGTTAAAGCCGATCATGTTTAGTGCAGGAATTGGGCAGATTGACCACCATCATATATCAAAGGGAGATCCTGAAATTGGAATGTTGGTTGTGAAGATTGGAGGTCCTGCTTATCGTATTGGAATGGGAGGTGGGGCAGCCTCAAGTATGGTCAGTGGGCAAAATGATGCAGAGCTTGATTTCAATGCTGTACAACGTGGGGATGCTGAGATGTCACAGAAGCTATATCGTCTTGTCCGTGCCTGTATTGAGATGGGGGATAAAAATCCAATTATCAGCATTCACGATCAAGGAGCTGGTGGTAACTGCAATGTTGTAAAGGAAATTATATATCCAAAGGGTGCTGAGATAGATGTTCGAGCCATTGTGGTCGGTGATCATACAATGTCTGTTCTGGAAATCTGGGGTGCAGAGTATCAGGAGCAAGATGCAATCTTGGTGAAGCCTGAAAGTCGTGAGCTCTTACAATCTATCTGTAAAAGGGAAAAGGTTTCAATGGCTGTGATTGGTACTATTAGTGGCGATGGACGTGTTGTATTAGTGGATAGCTTAGCAACTCAGAAGTGTCTATCAGAAGGACTTCCTCCACCTCCCCCTGCTGTGGATCTTGAACTGGAGAAAGTCCTTGGTGACATGCCAAAGAAATCTTTTGAATTTCATCGGGTTGTTCATGAGCGGGAACCACTTGATATTGCCCCTGGGACCACTGTAATAGATTCTTTGAAGAGGGTATTGAGTTTGCCATCTGTCTGTTCAAAGCGCTTCTTAACAACAAAAGTTGATAGGTGTGTCACTGGTCTTGTGGCCCAGCAGCAAACAGTTGGCCCTTTGCAGATTACCCTTGCCGATGTTGCTGTTACAGCTCAAACTTTTACTGGTGTAACTGGAGGTGCATGTGCCATTGGGGAACAGCCAATCAAAGGGTTGTTAAACCCCAAAGCAATGGCAAGATTAGCTGTTGGAGAAGCACTGACAAATCTTGTATGGGCAAAGGTCACTTCCCTTTCTGATGTTAAGGCAAGTGGTAATTGGATGTATGCTGCTAAGCTTGATGGAGAAGGAGCTGACATGTATGATGCTGCCATATCTTTGTCTGAAGCAATGATTGAACTTGGTATCGCTATTGATGGAGGGAAAGATAGCCTTTCTATGGCAGCTCATGCTGGAGAAGTTGTCAAGGCTCCTGGAAATCTTGTAATTAGTGTTTATGTTACTTGTCCTGACATTACAAAAACAGTGACACCAGATTTGAAACTTGAAGACGATGGTGTTTTGCTTCACATTGATTTATCAAAAGGAAAGCGGCGATTAGGCGGATCTGCTCTTGCACAGGCATTTGATCAAGTTGGGGATGAGTGTCCCGATCTTGATGATGTTCCGTACCTTAAAAAGGTCTTTGAAGGTGTGCAAGACCTTATTACTGATGAGCTGATCTCTGCTGGTCATGACATCAGTGATGGTGGGCTGCTAGTTTGTGCCTTAGAGATGGCATTTGCTGGTAATCGTGGATTTACTTTGGACTTGACTTCACGAGGTAAGAGCCTTTTCCAAACACTTTATGCGGAAGAGCTTGGGTTGGTTATTGAGGTAAGCAAGAAAAATTTGTCCATAGTAATGAACAGATTGAATGGAGTGGGGGTTTCGGCTGAGATCATAGGTCAAGTTACTATTGCTCCATCCATAGAAGTCAAGGTTGATGGGGTAAGTTGTTTGAAAGAAGAAACTACCCTCCTTCGGGATATGTGGGAAGAAACCAGCTTCCAGCTAGAGAAATTCCAAAGGCTGGCAGCCTGTGTAGAAATGGAGAAAGAAGGGCTGAAACATCGATATGAGCCCTCATGGAAGCTGTCCTTTACGCCTTCCTTCACTGATGATAAGTATTTGTCTGCAACTGTTAAACCTAAAGTAGCGGTGATTAGAGAAGAAGGGAGCAACGGAGACAGAGAAATGGCTGCAGCATTCCATGCTGCTGGTTTTGAACCATGGGATGTTACCATGTCTGACCTTCTTAATGGGGCCAGCTCTTTGCAAGAGTTCCGTGGGATTGTGTTTGTTGGTGGATTTAGCTACGCAGACGTACTTGATTCTGCAAAAGGCTGGGCTGCTTCCATTAGATTCAATGAGTCCGTTTTGAAACAATTCCAGGAGTTTTACAACCGTCCCGACACTTTCAGTCTTGGTGTATGCAATGGTTGTCAGCTAATGGCATTGTTGGGATGGGTACCAGGCCCGCAGGTTGGGGGCGTTCTTGGTAACGGCGGCGACCTATCACAGCCAAGGTTCATTCACAATGAATCAGGACGGTTTGAATGCCGCTTTACAAGCGTGACAATAAAGGATTCGCCGGCTATAATGTTCAAAGGTATGGAAGGTAGTACATTGGGGGTATGGGCTGCTCATGGTGAGGGAAGGGCTTATTTCCCGGATAAAGGCATGTTGGATCGCACAGTTCATTCAGATTTAGCTCCTATAAGATATTGTGATGATGATGGCAATCCAACAGAGACATATCCTTTCAATGTGAATGGCTCTCCTTTGGGGGTAGCTGCTATTTGTTCTCCAGACGGGAGGCATCTTGCTATGATGCCTCATCCAGAGCGTTGCTTCTTAATGTGGCAGTTTCCATGGTATCCGAAGCATTGGGATGTGGACAAGAAGGGTCCTAGCCCGTGGTTGCGCATGTTCCAGAATGCAAGAGACTGGTGTTCCTGA
- the LOC110265264 gene encoding uncharacterized protein LOC110265264 gives MREIYESVKDGRDMTVLVSGGGRAASEDQIFTFLYYITARPPILAAEFNFDSNCSSSYITAPSNSQCFSNFFFSAPTSPTRISTFINNNIPLSSSLIHNHHQHEQEFQFNFNSHLEPPSLSANELFDDGKILPLELTSSTIVTATNSSSSSSRNNTKPSHALFLSSISFTRGYPKWRLKDFLLFRSAAEGRVIDKDHLRKKYEVLSKDKCGGNEGM, from the exons ATGAGAGAGATATATGAAAGCGTGAAAGACGGAAGGGATATGACAGTGTTGGTGAGCGGTGGTGGCAGAGCTGCCAGCGAAG ATCAAATTTTCACATTTCTCTATTACATAACCGCTCGTCCTCCTATCCTGGCGGCAGAATTCAACTTTGATAGCAACTGTTCCTCCTCTTACATAACTGCCCCTTCAAACTCTCAATGTTTCAGCAACTTCTTTTTCAGTGCTCCCACAAGCCCCACTAGAATCTCCACCTTCATCAACAATAATATtccactttcttcttctcttattCACAACCACCATCAACATGAACaagaatttcaattcaatttcaaCAGCCACCTCGAACCACCTTCCCTTTCTGCCAATGAACTCTTCGATGATGGAAAGATCCTCCCTTTAGAATTA ACATCATCAACAATAGTAACCGcaacaaattcttcttcttcttcttcaagaaaCAATACAAAGCCTTCACATGCATTGTTCTTATCTTCAATCTCGTTCACGAGAGGGTACCCAAAATGGAGGTTAAAGGATTTTCTTCTCTTCAGGAGCGCCGCAGAAGGAAGAGTCATTGATAAAGACCATCTGAGAAAGAAGTACGAGGTTTTGTCCAAAGATAAATGTGGTGGTAATGAAGGGATGTGA